A genomic segment from Vicia villosa cultivar HV-30 ecotype Madison, WI unplaced genomic scaffold, Vvil1.0 ctg.005293F_1_1, whole genome shotgun sequence encodes:
- the LOC131642569 gene encoding DDB1- and CUL4-associated factor homolog 1-like has product MIVNATLSTDRSGFYVILDAANISNSHVDPEIIQSALNVLITLVCPLLQSAINHLHCNKANSLRLPKPLMVLSLRLEIDMPTDMLKVPAILILGTLCWPCHTAEQGYHQAREAVCSSNGIKVLIQIISLRVCSSPAALDCLRALACRVMLGLVRDDNFPHTLTKLQVWFRIMFNSVFFVLDVGMEMVGFSISRLTLNRLRWISSVMLLLTLFLLPFDFMHISIFA; this is encoded by the exons ATGATTGTAAATGCAACATTAAGCACCGACCGGTCTGGTTTTTATGTAATTTTAGATGCTGCAAATATTAGCAATAGTCATGTGGACCCTGAG ATAATTCAATCAGCCTTAAATGTTTTAATCACCCTTGTTTGCCCCCTCCTGCAATCAGCAATAAACCACCTGCATTGTAACAAGGCCAACAGTTTGCGTCTTCCCAAACCTCTAATGGTGCTCTCTCTGAGACTAGAGATAGATATGCCGACCGATATGCTCAAGGTGCCAGCCATATTGATCCTAGGGACGCTGTGTTGGCCTTGCCACACAGCTGAACAAGGATATCATCAGGCAAGAGAGGCTGTCTGTTCTAGTAATGGTATAAAGGTTCTTATACAAATCATCTCTTTGCGTGTATGTTCATCTCCTGCTGCTCTGGACTGTCTCCGTGCTCTAGCTTGTCGAGTTATGCTTGGATTAGTCAGAGATGACAATTTTCCACATACATTGACAAAACTTCAG GTTTGGTTTCGTATCATGTTCAACTCAGTCTTTTTTGTGTTGGATGTAGGGATGGAAATGGTAGGTTTCTCAATTTCAAGGCTAACACTGAATAGGCTTAGGTGGATCAGTTCTGTCATGCTCCTACTCACACTGTTTTTGTTGCCCTTTGACTTTATGCATATTAGTATTTTTGCATGA